The following proteins are encoded in a genomic region of Amycolatopsis sulphurea:
- a CDS encoding LLM class F420-dependent oxidoreductase, whose translation MRFAIKTSPQDTTWADMLAVWQAADEIELFESGWTFDHFYPIFSDPTGPCLEGWVTLTALAQATRRLRLGTLVSGIHYRHPALLANMAATLDIVSGGRLEIGVGAGWNEEESGAYGMRLGPVKERSDRFEEACEVLVGLLTQETTTFHGEYYQLTDARCEPKAVQTPHPPLCIGGSGEKRTLRTAAKYAQHWNFVGGTPEEFTHKRDVLYRHCADVGRDPGEITLSSHVRYSPEAGVAKLAANAEALGEAGVDLAIVYLPPPHTPAVLEPIAKALEPLR comes from the coding sequence ATGCGATTCGCCATCAAGACCTCACCGCAGGACACCACCTGGGCCGACATGCTCGCGGTCTGGCAGGCCGCAGACGAGATCGAGCTGTTCGAATCCGGCTGGACCTTCGACCACTTCTACCCGATCTTCTCCGATCCGACCGGCCCGTGCCTGGAAGGCTGGGTCACGCTCACCGCGCTCGCCCAGGCCACCCGGCGGCTGCGGCTGGGCACCCTGGTCAGCGGCATCCACTACCGGCACCCGGCGCTGCTGGCGAATATGGCCGCCACGCTCGACATCGTCTCCGGCGGGCGGCTGGAGATCGGCGTCGGCGCGGGCTGGAACGAGGAGGAATCCGGCGCGTACGGGATGCGGCTCGGCCCGGTCAAGGAGCGGAGCGACCGGTTCGAGGAGGCCTGCGAGGTGCTCGTCGGCCTGCTCACCCAGGAGACCACCACGTTCCACGGCGAGTACTACCAGCTGACCGACGCGCGCTGCGAGCCGAAGGCGGTGCAGACCCCGCACCCGCCGCTGTGCATCGGCGGCAGCGGCGAGAAGCGCACCCTGCGCACCGCCGCGAAGTACGCCCAGCACTGGAACTTCGTCGGCGGTACGCCGGAAGAGTTCACTCACAAGCGGGACGTGCTGTACCGGCACTGCGCGGACGTCGGCCGCGATCCGGGCGAGATCACCCTGTCCTCGCACGTGCGCTACTCCCCCGAAGCGGGCGTAGCCAAACTCGCCGCGAACGCCGAAGCGCTCGGCGAAGCGGGCGTGGACCTGGCGATCGTCTACCTGCCGCCGCCGCACACCCCGGCGGTGCTGGAGCCGATCGCCAAGGCCCTCGAACCGCTGCGCTGA
- a CDS encoding ROK family transcriptional regulator produces MAATRSGSVDPGRARTANLAALLRALRAGPLSRTQLAARCQLTKATVSGALTELSDRGLVRAAGVLNGGSGRPSRLVELSSDTAYGLALSVEADGFAAVAANLAGEVIAERHENADVASLGLARSMDELAVLAGQVRRHDSPVGVTVSVPGLVDPAAAVLRFAPVLRWRDAEIADLLAARLGLDAEVIIVDNEANLGAIGEAVAGTCAGARELFYLSGGMGVGGGLVVGGTILRGARGFAGEVGHIAVDPSGEQCPCGRAGCLEIKAGLNALLRAAAPPGDPLHDPALGVEGRIGLLRNRVQAGDERALAAVAELGIALGVAVSTVVDVLDPDVVVLGGSFAGLGAWLVEPIRRELAAHTLGPGSICRVEVSTLGIAAPLRGAAHLAVERLFADPALVPLADEEVLE; encoded by the coding sequence GTGGCCGCGACGCGATCCGGGTCGGTGGACCCGGGCAGAGCACGCACGGCGAACCTCGCCGCGCTCTTGCGGGCGTTGCGTGCCGGGCCGCTGTCGCGTACCCAGCTCGCGGCTCGGTGCCAGCTGACCAAGGCGACGGTCTCCGGGGCGCTCACCGAGCTGTCCGATCGCGGGCTCGTCCGTGCGGCAGGGGTGCTGAACGGGGGCAGCGGACGTCCCAGCCGTCTTGTCGAGCTCAGCAGCGACACTGCGTACGGGCTCGCCCTCTCGGTCGAGGCCGACGGATTCGCGGCGGTCGCGGCGAACCTCGCCGGAGAGGTGATTGCGGAGCGTCACGAAAACGCGGATGTCGCGTCGCTCGGGCTGGCAAGGAGCATGGACGAGCTCGCCGTCCTCGCCGGGCAGGTGCGGCGGCACGACAGTCCGGTCGGTGTCACGGTCTCGGTGCCCGGCTTGGTCGATCCGGCGGCCGCGGTGCTGCGGTTCGCTCCGGTCCTGCGTTGGCGCGACGCCGAAATCGCCGACCTGCTCGCCGCGCGGCTCGGGCTGGACGCGGAGGTGATCATCGTCGACAACGAGGCGAACCTCGGCGCGATCGGCGAAGCCGTTGCCGGGACGTGTGCCGGGGCGCGCGAGCTGTTCTATCTCAGTGGCGGCATGGGCGTCGGCGGCGGGCTCGTCGTCGGGGGCACGATCCTGCGCGGCGCCCGCGGTTTCGCCGGCGAGGTGGGGCACATCGCCGTCGACCCGTCCGGCGAGCAGTGCCCATGCGGGCGCGCTGGATGCCTGGAGATCAAAGCCGGGCTCAACGCTCTGCTGCGGGCCGCCGCACCGCCGGGAGATCCGCTGCACGACCCGGCGCTCGGCGTCGAAGGCCGGATCGGCTTGCTGCGCAACCGCGTCCAGGCGGGGGACGAGCGTGCGCTCGCGGCCGTCGCGGAGCTGGGGATCGCGCTCGGCGTCGCGGTGTCCACTGTGGTCGATGTGCTCGATCCGGACGTCGTGGTGCTCGGCGGTTCCTTCGCCGGGCTCGGGGCCTGGCTGGTCGAGCCAATCCGACGGGAACTGGCCGCCCACACGCTCGGGCCGGGCTCGATCTGCCGGGTCGAAGTGTCCACTTTGGGCATCGCGGCGCCGTTGCGCGGGGCCGCGCACCTGGCCGTCGAACGGCTCTTCGCCGATCCGGCGCTCGTCCCGCTCGCCGATGAGGAGGTGCTGGAATGA
- a CDS encoding S10 family peptidase — protein MTDEDKQPTGGHEPPAGASTTGTWGELGYTATAKWLVLHKDDKPAAEVFTTSYVAESDGARPVTFVFNGGPGAASAYLHLGLVGPQRVEFPPDGTMPASPPRLVPNEESWLAFTDLVFLDPVGTGFSRVIEPDGKGEDGKPRSKGVESDEYYGVARDLAAMGEAIGRWLSENKRWGSPIFVAGESYGGYRAGRLTRLLQEQSGIALCGTILISPAFEPAYLAATLEGTGDYDIVPWLDYVPTMAAAAAFHGRSRAFPAGTPVEEVQRGAEEFATGDYTTFLARGAAMPADERERTLNRLADLIGLDPEFVARAEGRITVDQFMRQLLRDEQKVVGRYDAAVTSSDPFPGRPNFHGADPTLTGLGAVYTTAINQQLRVNIGVRTDREYRLLNSEVTLAWKDDEAFHYVQSTRGAADDFRYGLAMNPHMRAFITHGRYDLITPYYTTDRLRNLMRLDPGMADRLTVRHFDGGHMFYAWQESRRAFTTAIAEFVATATPRG, from the coding sequence GTGACCGACGAGGACAAGCAGCCCACCGGCGGGCACGAGCCGCCGGCCGGCGCGTCGACCACCGGCACCTGGGGCGAGCTGGGCTACACGGCGACGGCGAAATGGCTCGTGCTGCACAAGGACGACAAACCGGCGGCCGAGGTCTTCACGACCTCCTACGTGGCCGAGAGCGACGGGGCGCGGCCGGTCACGTTCGTCTTCAACGGCGGTCCCGGCGCCGCCTCCGCCTATCTGCACCTGGGCCTGGTCGGCCCGCAGCGGGTGGAGTTCCCGCCGGACGGCACGATGCCGGCGTCGCCGCCGCGCCTGGTGCCCAACGAGGAGTCCTGGCTGGCCTTCACCGACCTGGTCTTCCTCGATCCGGTCGGCACCGGGTTCAGCCGGGTGATCGAGCCCGACGGGAAGGGCGAGGACGGCAAACCGCGCAGCAAGGGCGTGGAATCGGACGAGTACTACGGCGTCGCCCGCGATCTGGCGGCGATGGGCGAGGCGATCGGGCGCTGGCTCTCGGAGAACAAGCGCTGGGGCTCGCCGATCTTCGTCGCCGGCGAGAGCTACGGCGGGTACCGCGCCGGCCGTCTCACCCGGCTCCTGCAGGAGCAGTCCGGGATCGCGCTCTGCGGGACGATCCTGATCTCCCCCGCCTTCGAACCCGCCTACCTCGCCGCCACCCTCGAGGGCACGGGTGACTACGACATCGTGCCGTGGCTCGACTACGTGCCGACGATGGCCGCGGCGGCCGCGTTCCACGGCCGTTCGCGGGCCTTCCCCGCCGGAACGCCGGTCGAAGAAGTGCAGCGGGGCGCCGAGGAGTTCGCCACCGGCGACTACACCACCTTCCTCGCCCGCGGCGCCGCGATGCCCGCGGACGAACGCGAACGCACGCTGAACCGGCTGGCCGACCTGATCGGTCTGGACCCGGAGTTCGTCGCCCGCGCCGAGGGCCGGATCACCGTCGATCAGTTCATGCGGCAACTGCTGCGCGACGAGCAGAAAGTGGTCGGCCGCTACGACGCGGCGGTCACCTCGTCCGACCCGTTCCCCGGCCGCCCGAACTTCCACGGCGCGGACCCGACCCTCACCGGGCTGGGCGCGGTCTACACCACCGCGATCAACCAGCAGCTGCGCGTCAACATCGGGGTGCGGACCGACCGCGAGTACCGGCTGCTCAACAGCGAGGTCACCCTGGCCTGGAAGGACGACGAGGCCTTCCACTACGTCCAGTCCACCCGCGGGGCGGCCGACGACTTCCGCTACGGCCTCGCGATGAACCCGCACATGCGCGCGTTCATCACCCACGGACGCTACGACCTGATCACCCCCTATTACACGACCGACCGCCTGCGCAACCTGATGCGGCTCGACCCGGGCATGGCCGACCGGCTGACCGTCCGGCACTTCGACGGCGGGCACATGTTCTACGCCTGGCAGGAGAGCAGGCGGGCGTTCACCACGGCGATCGCCGAGTTCGTGGCCACGGCCACTCCCCGGGGCTGA
- a CDS encoding S9 family peptidase: MPENGAPAGSLPRLISVEELFADPKFSSASISPDGTKLAYLAEKHGRLNVWIRGVDEEHEDAVCVTHTTDRAVNSYFWTDDPRWLVYRKDSGGNEDWHLYRVDLEAPDEPALDLTPLEPGGRAMSFTLLKGRPGTVLITMNPRVLYFDLFEVDLATGAQKLVWEQPHPLANVIPAADGTLRFRTQLKPDGIVDYHAIDPDGTERLILAEGGLAYPVGHYPLLPTPDGSGLLVGSYQDGDDLRLVRVDANTGEQMAVAAEPGRSVCDMGMFTEDFGYPPSVMLSSRTGEVVAVRFVGDRPALKVIDPEYAEIFAELAALSEGEISSVSSDEAEQRWVVSFIHDRDPGVTYYYDRATRASKLLCREHPELDPAELAPMTAVGFPARDGLPLHAFLTLPVGVEPKNLPLVLYVHGGPWAHDLWGYHSEVQLMANRGYAVLQVNFRGSSGYGRKHITSAVKELAGKMHDDLIDAVNWAVEQGYADPKRLGIYGGSYGGYATLVGVTVTPDTFAAAVDYVGVSSLVGFMGKLPDFVKPSLVNNWLAYAGDPENPEERADMLARSPITMVDRIRTPLLVVQGANDARVAKSESDAIVEGLRERGVPVEYLVAEDEGHAFINPENLNRMYYAIERHFGEHLGGRQSGKDS, encoded by the coding sequence ATGCCCGAAAACGGAGCACCCGCCGGAAGCCTGCCCCGGCTGATCTCGGTTGAGGAGCTGTTCGCCGACCCGAAGTTCTCGTCCGCGTCGATCTCCCCGGACGGCACGAAGCTGGCCTACCTGGCGGAAAAGCACGGCCGGCTGAACGTGTGGATCCGCGGGGTCGACGAGGAGCACGAGGACGCGGTGTGCGTCACGCACACCACCGACCGCGCGGTGAACAGCTATTTCTGGACCGATGACCCGCGCTGGCTGGTGTACCGCAAGGACAGCGGCGGCAACGAGGACTGGCACCTCTATCGGGTGGACCTCGAAGCGCCGGACGAGCCCGCGCTCGACCTGACCCCGCTGGAGCCGGGCGGCCGCGCCATGAGCTTCACCCTGCTCAAGGGCCGGCCCGGCACGGTGCTGATCACGATGAACCCGCGGGTGCTCTATTTCGACCTGTTCGAGGTCGACCTGGCGACCGGGGCCCAGAAGCTGGTGTGGGAGCAGCCCCATCCGCTGGCCAACGTGATTCCCGCGGCGGACGGCACGCTGCGCTTCCGCACGCAGCTCAAGCCCGACGGCATCGTCGACTACCACGCGATCGACCCGGACGGTACCGAACGGCTGATCCTCGCCGAGGGCGGACTGGCGTACCCCGTGGGGCATTACCCGTTGCTGCCGACGCCGGACGGCAGCGGCCTGCTGGTCGGGTCCTATCAGGACGGTGACGACCTGCGCCTGGTGCGGGTGGACGCGAACACCGGGGAGCAGATGGCGGTCGCCGCGGAGCCCGGGCGGAGCGTGTGCGACATGGGCATGTTCACCGAGGACTTCGGGTACCCGCCCTCGGTGATGCTCAGCAGCCGCACGGGCGAGGTGGTCGCGGTCCGGTTCGTCGGCGACCGGCCGGCGCTGAAGGTGATCGACCCGGAGTACGCGGAGATCTTTGCCGAGCTGGCCGCATTGTCCGAGGGCGAGATCTCCTCGGTGTCCTCGGACGAGGCCGAGCAGCGGTGGGTGGTGAGCTTCATCCACGACCGTGACCCCGGCGTCACCTACTACTACGACCGGGCCACGCGCGCGAGCAAGCTGCTGTGCCGTGAACACCCCGAGCTGGATCCGGCGGAGCTGGCGCCGATGACGGCGGTCGGGTTCCCGGCGCGGGATGGCCTGCCGCTGCACGCTTTCCTGACGCTGCCGGTCGGCGTCGAGCCGAAGAACCTGCCGCTCGTGCTGTATGTCCACGGTGGACCGTGGGCGCACGATCTGTGGGGCTACCACAGCGAAGTGCAGCTGATGGCGAACCGTGGTTACGCGGTGCTGCAGGTGAACTTCCGTGGTTCCTCCGGGTATGGGAGGAAGCACATCACCTCGGCGGTCAAGGAACTCGCCGGGAAGATGCACGACGACTTGATCGACGCGGTGAACTGGGCGGTCGAGCAAGGTTACGCGGACCCGAAGCGGCTCGGTATCTACGGCGGTTCCTACGGCGGCTACGCGACTCTCGTCGGGGTGACCGTCACGCCGGACACCTTCGCGGCCGCGGTGGACTACGTCGGTGTCTCCAGCCTGGTGGGCTTCATGGGCAAGCTGCCGGATTTCGTCAAGCCGTCGCTGGTGAACAACTGGCTGGCCTACGCCGGTGACCCGGAGAACCCGGAGGAACGGGCGGACATGCTGGCCCGTTCGCCGATCACCATGGTGGACCGGATCCGCACCCCGCTGCTGGTGGTGCAGGGCGCGAACGACGCCCGGGTGGCGAAGTCCGAGTCCGACGCCATCGTCGAGGGCCTGCGCGAGCGCGGCGTGCCGGTGGAGTACCTGGTCGCCGAGGACGAGGGGCACGCTTTCATCAACCCCGAGAACCTGAACCGGATGTACTACGCCATCGAGCGGCACTTCGGCGAGCACCTCGGCGGACGGCAGTCCGGAAAGGACTCCTGA
- a CDS encoding inositol-3-phosphate synthase, protein MPAQQRTGLWLIGARGSVATTAAVGLLALRARVAGPTGCVTELPAFAGTPLPCWDELVLGGHDLVHTPLEKRAEQLAHAGMFGPAVLAAVRSGLSEVDSEIRDGYHPATHTGAQASAAERLSVDLRTFAQRHELARVVVVDVSSTEAPCPHLPEHDDLDALETALADPARSVLPPSSLAAYAALQAGCSYVGFTPSAGITLPALQKLAEGQGLPYAGCDGKTGETLLRTALAPMFSARALKVRSWSGTNLLGGGDGVTLADPVTVASKLESKARGLAALLGEDVTAPLHIDHVPDLGEVKTAWDHVSFEGFLGAQMNLQFTWTGYDSALAAPLVLDLARLVAAAHAAGQRGALTELGFFFKDPLGSDEHRFAEQTARLISWAGSL, encoded by the coding sequence ATGCCTGCCCAGCAACGAACCGGCCTGTGGCTGATCGGCGCACGGGGCTCGGTCGCCACGACCGCGGCGGTCGGCCTGCTCGCCCTGCGTGCCAGGGTGGCCGGGCCGACCGGCTGTGTCACCGAGCTGCCCGCGTTCGCCGGGACACCGCTGCCCTGCTGGGACGAACTCGTCCTCGGCGGGCACGATCTGGTGCACACGCCGCTGGAGAAACGGGCCGAACAGCTCGCCCACGCCGGCATGTTCGGCCCCGCGGTGCTCGCCGCTGTCCGTTCTGGACTGTCCGAAGTGGATTCCGAGATCCGCGACGGATACCACCCGGCAACGCACACCGGCGCGCAGGCGTCCGCTGCCGAGCGGCTTTCCGTGGATCTCCGCACGTTCGCGCAGCGGCACGAGCTGGCGCGGGTGGTCGTCGTCGACGTGTCCTCCACCGAGGCGCCGTGTCCGCACCTGCCGGAGCACGACGACCTCGACGCGCTCGAAACGGCGCTGGCCGACCCCGCCCGGTCTGTCCTGCCGCCCAGCTCGCTGGCGGCATACGCGGCATTGCAGGCGGGGTGCTCGTATGTCGGGTTCACGCCGTCCGCGGGAATCACGTTGCCTGCGTTGCAGAAACTCGCCGAAGGACAAGGCCTGCCGTACGCGGGTTGCGACGGCAAGACCGGTGAGACGTTGCTGCGCACGGCACTGGCACCGATGTTCAGCGCACGGGCGTTGAAGGTTCGTTCCTGGTCGGGGACCAATCTGCTGGGCGGCGGTGACGGCGTGACGCTGGCCGATCCGGTGACCGTGGCCAGCAAACTGGAGTCGAAGGCACGGGGTCTCGCGGCCTTGCTCGGTGAGGACGTCACCGCGCCCCTGCACATCGACCACGTACCGGACCTCGGCGAAGTCAAGACGGCGTGGGACCACGTGTCTTTCGAAGGCTTTCTCGGGGCGCAGATGAATCTCCAGTTCACTTGGACCGGTTACGATTCCGCGCTCGCCGCGCCGCTGGTGCTGGACCTCGCCCGGCTGGTGGCCGCGGCCCACGCCGCCGGGCAGCGCGGCGCGCTGACCGAACTCGGCTTCTTCTTCAAAGATCCGCTGGGGAGCGACGAACATCGGTTCGCGGAGCAGACCGCCCGCCTGATCAGCTGGGCGGGGTCGCTGTGA
- a CDS encoding alpha/beta fold hydrolase — MTHQLDPGEGLAEEFVTLPDGRRLRTVVAGAGPEPLVVFENGISAPAAEWVHTQREVATRARTLGYDRAGYGGSDPDDADRSLPRLADDLTALLDALGETAPVVLVGHSWGGPIIRLFADRHPARVAGLVFVDATLAEVMSPGAARLVATSFRVFGALAAVGATGPIGRIVLPHGMSPEISAADGAIMLRDFSSRRALRAARREAAQIIDSLPLLQQLQATGTPDVPTVCLQAGRVDRGTTKSRPIFNRAAGELMSAAPQGRMVVVEDCGHLIPQESPAAVREAVFEVLAAAS; from the coding sequence ATGACACACCAACTGGATCCGGGCGAAGGCCTGGCCGAAGAGTTCGTCACGCTCCCGGACGGGCGCAGGCTTCGCACGGTGGTGGCCGGTGCCGGGCCGGAGCCGCTGGTCGTCTTCGAGAACGGGATCAGCGCACCGGCCGCCGAGTGGGTGCACACCCAGCGGGAGGTGGCCACGCGAGCCCGCACGCTCGGCTACGACCGGGCCGGGTACGGCGGCAGCGACCCCGATGACGCCGACCGCTCGCTGCCACGCCTCGCGGACGACCTCACAGCGCTGCTCGACGCCCTCGGCGAAACCGCGCCGGTGGTGCTCGTCGGGCACAGCTGGGGCGGGCCGATCATCCGGCTGTTCGCCGACCGGCACCCGGCGCGGGTGGCCGGGCTGGTCTTCGTCGACGCGACGCTGGCCGAGGTCATGTCGCCCGGCGCGGCCAGACTCGTCGCGACCTCGTTCCGCGTATTCGGCGCGCTGGCCGCGGTCGGCGCGACAGGGCCGATCGGGCGAATCGTCCTCCCCCACGGCATGTCCCCGGAGATCAGTGCCGCAGACGGCGCGATCATGTTGCGCGATTTCAGTTCCCGACGGGCACTGCGCGCCGCACGGCGGGAGGCCGCGCAGATCATCGACTCCCTGCCGCTCCTGCAGCAGCTGCAGGCCACGGGCACGCCCGACGTACCGACCGTGTGCCTGCAAGCCGGTCGCGTGGACCGCGGCACGACGAAGAGCCGGCCGATCTTCAATCGCGCCGCGGGCGAGCTGATGTCCGCCGCGCCGCAGGGCCGGATGGTCGTGGTCGAGGACTGCGGGCACCTCATCCCGCAGGAGTCGCCCGCCGCCGTGCGCGAGGCCGTTTTCGAGGTGCTGGCCGCGGCGAGCTGA
- a CDS encoding ROK family transcriptional regulator, whose translation MSTASTAEYPMVETRHQTRLLTLLRDEGPMSRVELGERLELPRARVSAEVIRLAEVGLVETAGPSASRGGRRSTLVRLGGALRVLSVDVGATSVGVALTDASCEVLAHTIEDCDVRQGPHGVLKRVAELAEGIRHESPGRLIGVGIGLPGPVSFAEGMAVAPPIMPGWDRFSVRDHLGGLLGCPVTVDNDVNSMALGERHAGVARSTDDLVFVKIGTGIGCGIVLGGKVYRGVAGTAGDIGHIRLDDYGPTCSCGEVGCLEAYFSGAALARDGLTLARSGRSTFLAEVVAERGAITAQDVGRAAAAGDFGAVNLIRDGGRRLGQVVASLVSFVNPGMVVIGGGVAQLGHQLLAEIRSSVYRRSLPLATGNLPIVLSELGDTAGVIGAAWSATDRAFTLSS comes from the coding sequence ATGAGCACGGCATCCACCGCGGAGTATCCGATGGTCGAAACCCGGCACCAGACCCGCCTGCTCACCCTGTTGCGCGACGAGGGACCGATGTCCCGGGTCGAGCTGGGGGAGCGGCTGGAGCTGCCGCGTGCGCGGGTGAGTGCCGAGGTCATCCGGCTGGCCGAGGTCGGGCTCGTCGAGACGGCAGGCCCGTCGGCCAGCCGCGGCGGACGGCGTTCCACGCTGGTGCGGCTGGGCGGCGCGCTCCGCGTGCTGTCGGTGGACGTCGGGGCCACCTCGGTCGGTGTCGCGCTCACCGACGCGTCGTGCGAGGTGCTGGCGCACACCATCGAGGACTGCGATGTCCGGCAGGGTCCGCACGGGGTGCTCAAGCGGGTGGCCGAGCTGGCCGAAGGCATCCGGCACGAGTCGCCGGGGCGGCTGATCGGGGTGGGCATCGGGCTGCCCGGACCGGTCAGCTTCGCCGAGGGCATGGCCGTCGCGCCGCCGATAATGCCCGGCTGGGACCGGTTCTCCGTGCGCGATCACCTCGGCGGGCTGCTGGGTTGTCCGGTCACTGTGGACAACGACGTGAACTCGATGGCGCTGGGCGAGCGGCACGCCGGGGTCGCCCGCTCCACCGACGACCTGGTGTTCGTCAAGATCGGCACCGGGATCGGCTGCGGGATCGTGCTCGGCGGCAAGGTCTATCGAGGGGTCGCCGGCACCGCGGGCGACATCGGGCACATCCGGCTCGACGACTACGGTCCCACCTGCTCGTGCGGCGAAGTCGGCTGCTTGGAGGCGTACTTCAGCGGCGCCGCGCTGGCCCGCGACGGCCTGACGCTGGCCCGCAGCGGCCGTTCGACCTTCCTGGCCGAGGTCGTCGCCGAACGTGGCGCGATCACCGCACAGGACGTCGGCCGGGCCGCCGCCGCGGGCGATTTCGGTGCGGTGAACCTGATCCGTGACGGCGGCCGCCGGCTGGGCCAGGTGGTCGCGTCGCTGGTCAGCTTCGTGAACCCCGGCATGGTCGTGATCGGCGGGGGCGTCGCGCAGCTCGGGCATCAGCTGCTCGCCGAGATCCGCAGTTCGGTCTACCGGCGTTCGCTGCCGCTCGCCACCGGCAACCTCCCGATCGTGCTCTCCGAACTCGGCGACACCGCTGGGGTGATCGGCGCGGCCTGGTCGGCGACCGATCGCGCCTTTACGCTCAGTAGCTGA
- a CDS encoding GNAT family N-acetyltransferase: MHLRLRPATEADLDALIAILNTTIPWLRERGLDQWYGIPWHAAELAPGVAAGIVYLATDDDGPAATMTLDPEPDPEFWTVADDPHSALYLTHFAVDRGRGGQGIGTWMIDQALHRAAARGKRSVRLDAWKTNPGLQDYYRGQGFRHVRTMEVPGRGSGALFERPVPRVPASSTVDSSRPV; the protein is encoded by the coding sequence ATGCACCTGCGGCTCCGCCCCGCCACCGAAGCCGATCTCGACGCGTTGATCGCCATCCTGAACACGACAATCCCCTGGCTGCGCGAGCGCGGCCTGGATCAGTGGTACGGAATCCCGTGGCACGCCGCGGAACTGGCCCCCGGCGTCGCCGCGGGAATCGTTTACCTCGCGACCGACGACGACGGTCCGGCCGCGACGATGACCCTGGACCCCGAGCCCGATCCGGAGTTCTGGACCGTTGCCGACGACCCGCACTCCGCGCTGTACCTCACCCACTTCGCGGTCGACCGCGGCCGTGGCGGGCAGGGCATCGGCACCTGGATGATCGACCAGGCGCTGCACCGGGCCGCCGCGCGCGGCAAGCGCTCGGTGCGGCTGGACGCGTGGAAGACCAACCCCGGCCTGCAGGACTACTACCGCGGACAGGGCTTCCGGCACGTCCGGACGATGGAAGTACCCGGGCGCGGCAGCGGAGCGTTGTTCGAACGGCCGGTTCCCCGCGTGCCCGCTTCGTCCACAGTGGATTCCTCTCGCCCGGTTTGA
- a CDS encoding SCO3242 family prenyltransferase, which yields MKAYVELVRAPAALTVLGDTVAGSAAAGLRMTGRRLLLPLSSTAFYWAGMALNDWADRKLDAVERPERPIPSGRVSADAALAAGTALTAAGLGLAALGGGRTALRMAVPLAAAIWAYDTVFKPTAAGPVAMAVCRALDVLLGAGDEPAKAAGAAAAVGVHTLGVTALSAGEVHGGSANTASAALAASCAATTLALTGPVRGGRYRLASLAAATGYAGLVGRAQVGTVRDPSAGAVRKATVTGIHGMVPLQAALAAKRSVAGAALVAAALPLARRLSRKVSPT from the coding sequence GTGAAGGCCTATGTGGAACTGGTTCGCGCACCGGCCGCGCTGACGGTGCTGGGTGATACGGTCGCCGGGTCCGCCGCGGCGGGGCTGCGGATGACCGGACGGCGCCTGCTCCTGCCGTTGTCGTCGACGGCCTTCTACTGGGCCGGAATGGCGCTCAACGACTGGGCGGACCGGAAGCTCGACGCGGTGGAACGCCCGGAGCGGCCGATCCCGTCGGGGCGGGTGAGCGCGGACGCGGCGCTGGCCGCCGGGACCGCCCTGACCGCGGCCGGGCTGGGGCTGGCCGCGCTTGGCGGCGGCCGGACCGCGCTGCGGATGGCGGTTCCGCTGGCCGCCGCGATCTGGGCCTACGACACCGTGTTCAAACCGACCGCGGCCGGACCGGTCGCGATGGCGGTCTGCCGGGCCCTCGATGTGCTGCTCGGCGCCGGTGACGAACCGGCGAAAGCCGCCGGCGCCGCCGCGGCGGTCGGGGTGCACACGCTCGGGGTCACCGCGTTGTCGGCCGGGGAAGTCCATGGTGGCAGCGCGAATACGGCGAGTGCAGCCTTGGCTGCCAGCTGTGCGGCGACTACGTTGGCGCTGACCGGTCCGGTTCGTGGCGGCCGGTACCGGCTGGCTTCGCTGGCGGCCGCTACCGGTTACGCCGGTCTGGTCGGCCGGGCGCAGGTGGGTACGGTCCGTGATCCGTCCGCCGGCGCCGTGCGCAAAGCGACGGTGACCGGCATCCACGGCATGGTCCCATTGCAGGCAGCTCTCGCCGCGAAGCGGTCGGTCGCCGGCGCGGCACTGGTCGCGGCCGCTTTGCCGCTGGCGCGCAGGCTTTCGCGAAAGGTGAGCCCGACATGA